From the Chryseobacterium fluminis genome, the window ATATTCGATAGTTGTACCACCTGGTCTTTGAACCTGAAGAATTCTCCAATCTGGTGATATAGGTGTACCTAAATTCAGATAAAGGCCTGGACTCGCAAAATTTGCATTGGTATTGTAAACCACTAATCCATTAGCAGGATTGAGTACCGTTGCAGCATCTGTTGCACTTGTTAATGCCACACGAGGGGGTAAAAATCCTTTGTTAGTAGAGGAAAGCTCCATAATCGAAGATTGATCCGGAGTACTGGTTCCGACACCGATTTGTGCCATAGCAACTGTATTTAAAGTAATACACGTTGCAAACAGTAATTTTTTTTTAATCACTTTATACTTGTTAAAAATTTGTTAAAAAACAAAAATAGCTATTTAAATTTAATCGATAAAATTTAAAGTCTTCTAACCAGTAAATATTTAAATCAATAAAAATTTTACATCTATACATCTCGTTAATATGGATATTTTATTTATTCCTGTATATTTATACGACAGTGAAAATGGTATAGTACTGCACCAGAGGTTCAACATCATGGAGCTGACCTATTTCAGGTATTCAAATGTATTTACGGTTTTAAATTTTGGGCTTCTTTTTAAAAAATCCATAAAAAATGCAGTGTGGGTTCCGCCCATCAGTATAAAAATCCTGTCATTTCCGCTAACAGGGATCTGGTTGAGGTTTGAAAACATCACTAGATTTCTGTGGTAAAATTTCCCTGCCTCATCTGCGCCTTCGTGATGATTTTTACTTGAATTGTACAGCAGTAAATCGGCATTAAAATTAATAAGGCTTTCCAAATATTAAGGATGGTTATTTAATTTGAATAGATCATAAAAAGGAATTCCGACCTCCGGATTTTTCGCATCATTTTCATCATTTAACACAGCATATTTTTTTTAAGGTAGCTGTATCCGCACTGTTAACAACGTTTATATTGTAGTTATACCCTTCCTTAAAATCAATTCCGTAAATTTTTTCTGCTCCGCTGAGCCGGCCCACTTCATAAGCCCTCAATTCTCTTTGATCGGGTTTCAGGAATCTCTTTTTAGGGTTTCTGATATAGTCCGCATAAGAGCTCTGTCGTACACTGTCATTTTCAGGCAAATCTTCAATAACAATGATCGTCGGTTTAAATTCTGGCAAACGTTTGGCCAGTTTTTAATCTCAGACTGATTTTTTTGTCATTTTCATCGAAATCGGTTGAGTTTGCGTCAGAGCTTTCTCCCATATGAAATGTGGCAACATTCAGTACGGGAATGGCATCATCAGATTTGGTTTTATAAATATTCTGTTTTCGTAGGGTACGTTCTGTGAATAAAGAGGTCTGCAATGCCCAGCACTAAAAAGGTGAAAAACTGATTCATTTTATGTGATGTGGTTATTAGGATAATTAAATATTTTCTTTATTCTCTTTTGTATAAAGTCAGAGTCTGTTCAAAATTTTCGTCATTCATTGTTTTGGGTCTTTTTCCGTTAAAACTTAACAGCATTAGGATTTTGGTATGGTTTACCGGAATAATAATACCCAGAATTCTTCCTTTCTCAATATTGTCCTTCAGGGCAATCACATCAATTTGAATAGGACTCTTATTCGCATTGATTACATATTTCATTTCCCCTTTTTCGCTATCATGGGGTCCGCCCCGGATTATAAAATTCTTCCCGTCAATTTTCTCTCCGTTTATAGTAATCGAAATATATCCGTCATTTGTAAAAACGGTTGCACTTTTATTGCTCCAGAAGTCCGTCATTTCCCAGTTTCCTGCTATGTCAAATTCCTTTTTCTGAGCAAAAATATTCAGGTTCAGGATTAAAATAAATAAAATAAATATTTTTGAGGTTATGATGCTGAAATTCATAGTCAGATGATGGTTAGACGGTATCATGTTTAGATTTGCCAAATATATCAATTCTTGTGATTGTTCCTGGAAATTTTTACCCTGTCTTCCTTAAATCCGCTTTTTTCATCAGTATAACTTGCGAGTATACCGTAAGCTGACTGAATTTCTCTTATTTTTTATATTTGGCAAATCTAAATACTTCCCTTATTGTCAACTCATGACCCGGCTTTATCAATACGAGTAACAGTCCAGCTATAATTAAACTGTTGTTGCTATTCGGCAATCTGTTAGCATAACTATAAGCAGCTATTAATCACTTTTTGAAGGATCTGAGGATTTTTCACTTTAGAAGATCGGCTCCCTGCATTTTATTCAGGAATGCAGATACGGCATCAAATACGGCGTCAGGATTCTCCTCAAACATATAGTGGCCGGTGTCCGGCAGGTGAATCAGCTCATAATGATCAGCTGACTGTGGAAGAGCATACTGGTAGAATCCATATGAGACATTGCTGGCAATCCCCAAAACCGGTAAAGTTAGTTTTTTATAGCCTTTACCATCTTCAATATCCTGGTTGAAAGTCTGATACCATGCATTGGAAGCCCGGATACGCTCCGGCTGATTGTACACGGCAGCGTAGACTTCCTTTTCAAAATCGGACATCCGGCTTTCATCGGTCATGACATAGCTGAAAAGCCAGTCGAGTAAATACCGGTACCGCCCTTCCAGCAGTTTCTCGGGTAATCCTTTGATCTGGTTAAAGCCCATCCACCAGGTATAAGGCTGTTGAGGATTGATTTTATCCGTAAAAGTTCCTGCGGAAGGGATCAGGGGCATCTGAAGAATTCCTTCGTCGGGGTGGAGGCCGTCCGCAACAATGAGACCGCTTACCGTCTCAGGAAAGTTCTGCGCCAGGCTCATCGCTACCATACCGCCGATATCATGCCCCATAACAAAAGCCTGTTCCAGGTTCAGTTTCAGGATAAGTTCGTGGATATCTGCAGCCATGGTCTTTTTATCATAGCCCGAAGCAGGGGTGGCAGAACTGCCCATTCCACGGATATCGACAACGATGACCCGATAATTTTCAGCCAGCCGGCAGGCGATCGTACGGTAGGAATACCAGGTTTGCGGCCATCCCGGGAGGCAGATCACGGGTACGCCACTCCCTCCATCTACATAATGAAGCTGTATTCCGTTTACTTCAATGATATGACTGGTGAATCCGGCCCAATCAAAGATAAGGGCTTCGTCTGTGTATTGGTTTTGCATTTTGTACAGGTTTGATTAGATATGAGATGATCGTAAAGTTTCTTCAGCATTTTGCCAGTTTAAGCCAGGGTACCGCGCATTATCCAGCTGATCATGATGGGCGGCAAACATGCTGTACAGGTACTGCATCTGTTGCCAAGCCGGATACAGTTCCTGCTCACCTTCGGGATGCGCTGTGCGTACTTTCTGAATCGTTTCCGAAAACTGCTCCAGGGAACCCTGGTTCTGAAGCTGAAACGGTGTCCCGAATATTTTCCCACTCAGCCTGACAAGATCTTCGGGACTTACCCTGAAGCCGGCAATGCGTAAATAACGCGGGGCAGTGTCGTCCAAAGCCGCTTCGGCCGTAAAAGCGGCTGTATCTTCAAGGGAGGTGAAATCTATTTTCCAGTCTGCCTTGCCGTCATAAAAGGCAATAGACTGTTCTTTGGTATTCAGAAGCGGGATGCCGAAACGCAGTACATAGGAAAAGGCTCCGTTGAAAACAGAAGTCAGCCTGACAGGACGTTTTTCTGCAAGAGCGGTAAATATTTTCCGTAGATCAAAATTCCGGTTGCTGCCTTCTGGAAGCTGGGTGTAATCGGTACAGAAATCGGAAGGGATAAAGCGGGGAACACCTGCTTCTGCTGCGGCATCCAGCAGTTGGGTCTGTACCTCTACGATGGTTTCTTTCAATCCTGCAAGCGCGGAGACGATACAGGAGACGCCTGAACAGGCAGCCACGAGCTGGGAAGAATTGCTGAAATCGACAACCAGCGTCTCAATTCCCGCCTCTTTCAATGCTTCTGTTTTTTCCGGGTTGCTTTCCGGACGGATGAGTGCTCTTACGTTTGCTCCTCTCGTTTGCAATTCCCTGCAGATCTTTTCACCCAGGCTTCCGGTAGCACCGGCAACTAAAATTATATTTTTCATAATGCTGATCTTGTTTAATGATCAAAACTATGAATTATCGGAAAGGCTCGAACTACCAAATGGTAGTTTCGTATCAGCGGATATTTTTCCGTATACGGCTCAGGGCGTTCGGAGTAATTCCCAAATAGGAAGCGAGCTGCTTAACGGATATATGCTGCATAAATCCGGGCTGACGTAAAAATTCAAGGTAACGTTCTTCTACCGTCATGGTCTGGAAGCGGATGATTTCATCAATCATGCGCATGGCCATCGTCTCCCATACTTCCCTTCCGAACTCCTGCCAGACAGGCAGCTGCCGGTAAAGCAGCTCCATCTCTGCCCTTTCAATATAACACAGTTCAGTGTCATCGACAGCTTCGATATTGAACCGTGTAGGAGTCTGCAGTTTAAAGCTCGATATTTCCGTAAAAAATTCCCCGGGCAGTACAATCCAGGCTGTGAGATCCTGATTCTCACCATAAATAAAACGGAGTGCGCCGCTTCTTACATAATAGTACCGGTTGGCAATCTGTCCCCGTTTCAGCAAAAGCTGTTTTTTCCGAAGCGTCTGTGTACGGAATTTAGAAATAATTAAAAACAGCTCTTCTTCACAGAGATGACGGGTATGGGTTTTAATAAAATCAGCAAGCTCTTGCATAGAATTAGTACAGATGACAGAACGGTAATCTGGGCAAATGTATTATAAATTTTCCGGAAAAGATCCTCCCAATGATGTGCTTTTATTTTTAGTGACGAATCTTAATTTAAATGAACTCAATAGTTCATCATGATATGCCGTTTGTGAGATTGTAATTCCTTCGGTGCCTCATTCTTCTTAGCTATACCCATTATTTTTTGCCGTTATCCTAAAAGTCTTCTGTAATGATCTGTTAGCTTTTTTATTAAAGTATAGTGTTACAGAATTGTCAGGAGATAAAATAAATACCGTAAAAAGCCCATATAAAAATGGGTTTTTACTGAATCAAAAATAAAATGGAGTTTTTAAGTTAGCCAGTAAAAATCACATATGAAAAAAAATTACGTGGCTGCATTACTATTATGTACAGCAACCGGCTTTCATGCCCAACAGGAAATTTACTTCAAATATGATGAAGCAGGTAATCAGCGGTATCGCGGTCTTGAAATAAATGAACAGGTAGGGAAAAATTCAAATTCTAAGAGATCTTTGCACACTGATCTCGTAACGGATGAAAAAACATTCTGGAAACAGATACGTCTGTATCCGGTTCCGGTTAATGATTTTCTTTCTATTGACTGGACACAAGAGGCTGATGATCTCATTCAATCCATTTCCCTATTTCAGCACAGCACGGTACACTGGAAATTCCAGCAACAGAATCTGCCCGGTCTGAACAGACAACTGAGAATAAACATGACCGGCTATGAATGGGGTGTTTATGTATTACGCTTTACCCTTAAAGATGGCCGGGTTTTCAGTAAAAACATCACCAAAAGATAATGCGATATGAAGACCAATAATTATAAAAATGTTCGATTATTTTCGTTCCTTATATTTTCTCTCTACTCTGTTTTGTGCTTATCACAAACCAGCCAGAGTTTTCATGATACTAAAGGCGATATAGATGTTACCAGAGCAGGCCAGCTCCAGTTTACACTACCCATTGAAGTTCCTCAGGGAGTAAAAGGTGTAGGACCCCAGCTTAGTTTGGTGTATACCAGTGAAACAGGAAATGGTATTGCAGGATATGGATGGATGATTTCCGGTGTCACTGCCATTACAAGAACCGCAAAGAATATAGAAAATGCGAAAGAAGTAAAGAATGTTAAGTTTGACTATACAGATTATTATAGCTTCAATGGCCAAAGGCTGATTCTGAAATCCGGAGAATATGGTAAAGACGGAGCAGAATATTTTTCGGAAAAGTACTCTAATACTAAATTTAAATCAATCGGGTCATATGGTGCCGGTCATCCATGGCAAGGTTCGGAATACTGGGAAATAACTTTCGATGACGGGTCCCAGGCCTGGTATGGCCGTAATCTTGATGCCAGAACTTCACTGGAATATAATATCAGCGAATGGAGGGATCCACAGGGAAATTATATTTCCTACAGCTACAATCAGGGAAATAATATTACTTTGATATCGAATATACAGTGGGGAGGCAATAAGGACTTGAATACTCCGCATATGAATTCTGTTCAGTTTAATTACACGGACAGAAATCTAAAGGAAGAATCTTATATCTAGGGGGTAAAATATTATAATAGTAAGATATTATCAGAAGTAAAAGTATTTACCAATAATACTGTGGTTAAGAGATACTCTGTAGAATATACCAATAATGGAACAAATTATCAGTTTGTCAGTAAGATTAACGAATATAACTCAAATTCAAGTACTGATGCTGCCAATCCTGTCACTTTAAATTATCCACCCCTGGTAAATTCTTCTTATGCCGAGTATGCTGCAGAACCGGATCCTTTTACTGATGTAAAATTAATAGGGGATTTTAACGGCGATTCTTATCTGGATTTTCTAATGAACAACGGTACTGTAAAGCTCGGCGCTTTTAATGAATCTTTTACCGCCATTTCGACAGGTAAGACTTTTGCCGGTAATGCCAAATTAGTTAGTACCTTACTGGATGAAGAAGG encodes:
- a CDS encoding NmrA family NAD(P)-binding protein encodes the protein MKNIILVAGATGSLGEKICRELQTRGANVRALIRPESNPEKTEALKEAGIETLVVDFSNSSQLVAACSGVSCIVSALAGLKETIVEVQTQLLDAAAEAGVPRFIPSDFCTDYTQLPEGSNRNFDLRKIFTALAEKRPVRLTSVFNGAFSYVLRFGIPLLNTKEQSIAFYDGKADWKIDFTSLEDTAAFTAEAALDDTAPRYLRIAGFRVSPEDLVRLSGKIFGTPFQLQNQGSLEQFSETIQKVRTAHPEGEQELYPAWQQMQYLYSMFAAHHDQLDNARYPGLNWQNAEETLRSSHI
- a CDS encoding Crp/Fnr family transcriptional regulator, with amino-acid sequence MQELADFIKTHTRHLCEEELFLIISKFRTQTLRKKQLLLKRGQIANRYYYVRSGALRFIYGENQDLTAWIVLPGEFFTEISSFKLQTPTRFNIEAVDDTELCYIERAEMELLYRQLPVWQEFGREVWETMAMRMIDEIIRFQTMTVEERYLEFLRQPGFMQHISVKQLASYLGITPNALSRIRKNIR
- a CDS encoding SpvB/TcaC N-terminal domain-containing protein, which produces MKTNNYKNVRLFSFLIFSLYSVLCLSQTSQSFHDTKGDIDVTRAGQLQFTLPIEVPQGVKGVGPQLSLVYTSETGNGIAGYGWMISGVTAITRTAKNIENAKEVKNVKFDYTDYYSFNGQRLILKSGEYGKDGAEYFSEKYSNTKFKSIGSYGAGHPWQGSEYWEITFDDGSQAWYGRNLDARTSLEYNISEWRDPQGNYISYSYNQGNNITLISNIQWGGNKDLNTPHMNSVQFNYTDRNLKEESYI
- a CDS encoding DUF5694 domain-containing protein; this translates as MESLINFNADLLLYNSSKNHHEGADEAGKFYHRNLVMFSNLNQIPVSGNDRIFILMGGTHTAFFMDFLKRSPKFKTVNTFEYLK
- a CDS encoding CIA30 family protein; this encodes MKKNYVAALLLCTATGFHAQQEIYFKYDEAGNQRYRGLEINEQVGKNSNSKRSLHTDLVTDEKTFWKQIRLYPVPVNDFLSIDWTQEADDLIQSISLFQHSTVHWKFQQQNLPGLNRQLRINMTGYEWGVYVLRFTLKDGRVFSKNITKR
- a CDS encoding alpha/beta fold hydrolase; amino-acid sequence: MQNQYTDEALIFDWAGFTSHIIEVNGIQLHYVDGGSGVPVICLPGWPQTWYSYRTIACRLAENYRVIVVDIRGMGSSATPASGYDKKTMAADIHELILKLNLEQAFVMGHDIGGMVAMSLAQNFPETVSGLIVADGLHPDEGILQMPLIPSAGTFTDKINPQQPYTWWMGFNQIKGLPEKLLEGRYRYLLDWLFSYVMTDESRMSDFEKEVYAAVYNQPERIRASNAWYQTFNQDIEDGKGYKKLTLPVLGIASNVSYGFYQYALPQSADHYELIHLPDTGHYMFEENPDAVFDAVSAFLNKMQGADLLK